One genomic segment of Actinopolymorpha sp. NPDC004070 includes these proteins:
- a CDS encoding GntR family transcriptional regulator has protein sequence MTTPVVAASPKHAVVRAHLLELIRDSLEPHQKLPTERKLCDELGVSRLTVRRAVEQMVNEGEVYRIQGSGTYVAEPAIRKREALTSFSDDMRSRGLVPGSKLLKAEETVAGARESWLLGVSPGEPLVHLVRLRSASSVPMCLEEVWLLARVAPGLLETTLEDSLYEALLARYSITLDRTRQQVRATVVDTAQAGLLEVPALTPALLVERVTYDVRGRAIELASSLYRGDRYSLEQTLRRSH, from the coding sequence ATGACGACACCCGTGGTGGCGGCTTCACCAAAGCACGCCGTGGTGCGCGCACACCTGCTCGAGCTGATCCGGGACAGCCTGGAACCTCACCAGAAGCTGCCGACGGAGCGGAAGCTGTGCGACGAGCTGGGGGTGAGCCGGCTGACCGTCCGCAGGGCGGTCGAGCAGATGGTGAACGAGGGTGAGGTCTATCGGATTCAGGGGTCCGGCACCTATGTCGCCGAGCCGGCGATCCGCAAGCGCGAGGCTCTGACGTCGTTCAGCGACGACATGCGCTCGCGTGGCCTCGTACCCGGCTCGAAGCTGCTCAAAGCCGAGGAGACGGTGGCCGGTGCCCGGGAGAGCTGGCTTCTCGGCGTGAGCCCGGGCGAGCCGCTGGTGCATCTGGTGCGGCTTCGGTCGGCCAGCTCGGTGCCGATGTGCCTGGAGGAGGTGTGGTTGCTGGCACGGGTGGCGCCCGGTCTGCTGGAAACCACGCTGGAGGATTCGCTCTACGAGGCGCTGCTCGCGCGGTACTCGATCACGCTCGACCGCACCCGGCAGCAGGTGCGGGCGACCGTGGTCGACACCGCGCAGGCGGGGCTGCTCGAGGTCCCCGCACTGACGCCGGCCCTGCTGGTGGAGCGGGTGACGTACGACGTACGGGGACGGGCGATCGAGCTCGCCTCCTCGCTGTATCGCGGCGACCGGTACAGCCTGGAACAGACGCTGCGCCGCAGCCACTGA
- a CDS encoding phosphodiester glycosidase family protein: MSAKVLARTVVAAAALAMVTLVAPPARSVALGATSNPLAGGTTTTLASGVTLTELTTGSETSFFWTVHVYVPAEPDGPINTANTGLGPRPTAERVAEALTAKGFTPRVERVDLPAFADGPAQPLGWTVRVGAYASQADATTTYNAIRAAGFRGQVRWTGGDGDPGALQHMYVVRVDFTKFNGTVASETGPSPALNELDHLSDIVPAYHALAGINTQWFYNKAPGGLYVKDGKVLSAATQGRGGVAITRGGKGIDVATYRSTTTLYTAGSAVPVDGINRVPGQVWNCGGIGGDQPTEHPMHDIMCIDPSELLEFTPEWKDTPSGPGTEVVLDAKHRVTAVNETRGTTVPATGSTIQGTGDDANWLAAHVHTGDTVRVETAVTDGSGRRVPLTRTTTIIQTGPTLVRDGRVSVDAYADGIIHSASDVGDEGTDQTFTYNWTVRGNPRSAIGVDAQGRLLLVAVDGRQPGYSEGVSIEEEAQIMHRLGAVQALNFDGGGSTVMVTGAAGIVNHPSDATGERELGNPILVEPRR; encoded by the coding sequence ATGTCTGCGAAGGTGCTTGCCCGGACCGTTGTGGCCGCGGCCGCCCTGGCCATGGTGACGCTGGTCGCACCGCCGGCCCGGTCCGTGGCCCTCGGTGCGACTTCAAATCCTCTGGCAGGCGGTACGACCACCACGCTGGCGTCCGGCGTCACGCTGACCGAGCTCACGACGGGGTCCGAGACGTCGTTCTTCTGGACGGTGCATGTCTACGTACCGGCGGAGCCCGACGGCCCGATCAACACCGCGAACACGGGGCTCGGCCCGAGACCGACGGCTGAGCGGGTCGCGGAAGCTCTGACCGCGAAGGGTTTCACCCCGCGGGTCGAACGGGTCGATCTGCCCGCCTTCGCGGACGGGCCGGCACAGCCGCTCGGCTGGACCGTTCGGGTGGGCGCGTACGCCAGCCAGGCCGACGCGACCACGACGTACAACGCGATCAGGGCCGCCGGGTTCAGGGGCCAGGTTCGCTGGACGGGTGGAGACGGCGATCCCGGTGCGCTGCAGCACATGTACGTCGTACGTGTCGACTTCACCAAGTTCAACGGAACGGTGGCGAGTGAGACGGGTCCGTCTCCTGCGCTCAACGAACTCGACCATCTGTCCGACATCGTCCCGGCGTATCACGCACTGGCGGGAATCAACACGCAGTGGTTCTACAACAAGGCGCCCGGCGGCCTGTACGTGAAGGACGGCAAGGTGCTGAGTGCCGCCACCCAGGGTCGCGGCGGTGTGGCAATCACCCGTGGAGGTAAGGGAATCGACGTCGCCACCTACCGTTCGACGACCACGCTGTACACCGCGGGGTCGGCTGTCCCGGTCGATGGGATCAACCGCGTGCCCGGCCAGGTCTGGAACTGCGGCGGGATCGGCGGCGACCAACCTACCGAGCACCCGATGCACGACATCATGTGCATCGATCCCAGCGAGCTCCTTGAGTTCACGCCGGAGTGGAAGGACACTCCCAGCGGCCCGGGGACCGAGGTCGTGCTCGACGCGAAGCATCGGGTGACTGCCGTGAACGAAACCCGGGGCACGACCGTCCCGGCCACCGGCAGCACGATTCAGGGCACCGGCGACGACGCGAACTGGCTTGCCGCGCACGTCCATACCGGCGACACCGTACGAGTGGAAACTGCCGTCACCGACGGCAGCGGCCGCCGGGTCCCGCTGACTCGCACCACGACGATCATCCAGACCGGCCCGACGCTGGTCCGAGACGGCAGGGTGTCCGTCGACGCCTACGCCGACGGGATCATCCACAGCGCGAGCGACGTGGGTGACGAAGGCACCGACCAGACCTTCACCTACAACTGGACCGTACGTGGCAATCCCCGTTCGGCCATCGGCGTGGACGCCCAGGGCAGGTTACTGCTGGTGGCTGTCGACGGCCGGCAACCCGGCTACAGCGAGGGCGTGAGCATCGAGGAGGAAGCGCAGATCATGCACCGGCTCGGCGCCGTCCAGGCCCTCAACTTCGACGGCGGCGGATCGACCGTGATGGTCACCGGAGCTGCCGGCATCGTCAACCACCCCTCCGACGCCACCGGTGAGCGCGAACTCGGGAATCCGATCCTCGTCGAACCACGGCGCTGA
- a CDS encoding carbohydrate ABC transporter permease, with translation MAASDVIRAGRPGTAAGSGPVPRPRRQYLGRRLTHHLILILISLAFLAPFLVMITTAFKTSGDIFRVPPRLLPQHWIVGNFAEAVQAMPFLRYLANTVLLVVLNVAGTLISCPLVAYGLAKLHWRGRSAVFGTVLGTMMLPAQVTFIPLYLLWDRLGAVGTLWPLIIPAFFGSPFYIFLLRQFFTGVPDSLREAGLIDGASELRVYLQLILPQAKAAIATVAVFQFVATWTDFLLPLIYLNSQQNYTLSIGLYNFFGEHGVAWGPLMAACLVFTIPALAIFMVAQRYFVQGISVTGIK, from the coding sequence ATGGCAGCGAGTGACGTGATTCGCGCGGGTCGGCCCGGGACCGCGGCCGGCAGCGGACCTGTCCCCCGGCCGCGTCGTCAGTATCTGGGCCGACGGCTGACCCACCACCTGATCCTGATCCTCATCAGCCTCGCCTTCCTGGCGCCTTTCCTGGTGATGATCACGACGGCGTTCAAGACCAGCGGCGACATCTTCCGGGTGCCGCCGAGGTTGCTGCCGCAGCACTGGATCGTGGGCAACTTCGCCGAGGCGGTCCAGGCGATGCCGTTCCTGCGGTACCTCGCCAACACCGTTCTGCTGGTCGTCCTCAACGTTGCGGGGACTCTCATCTCCTGCCCGCTGGTGGCGTACGGGCTGGCGAAACTGCACTGGCGGGGTCGCAGTGCGGTGTTCGGCACCGTGCTCGGCACCATGATGCTGCCCGCCCAGGTGACGTTCATCCCTCTCTACCTGCTGTGGGATCGCCTCGGCGCGGTCGGGACCCTGTGGCCGTTGATCATCCCGGCGTTCTTCGGCTCGCCGTTCTACATCTTCCTGCTGCGGCAGTTCTTCACCGGCGTTCCCGACTCGCTTCGGGAGGCCGGCCTCATCGACGGCGCCTCGGAGCTGCGGGTGTATCTGCAGCTGATCCTGCCGCAGGCCAAGGCAGCGATCGCGACGGTGGCGGTCTTCCAGTTCGTCGCGACCTGGACGGACTTCCTGCTGCCGTTGATCTATCTCAACAGCCAGCAGAACTACACGCTCTCCATCGGCCTCTACAACTTCTTCGGTGAACACGGTGTCGCCTGGGGTCCGCTGATGGCGGCCTGCCTGGTCTTCACGATTCCCGCGTTGGCGATCTTCATGGTGGCCCAGCGCTACTTCGTCCAGGGGATCAGCGTCACCGGCATCAAGTGA
- a CDS encoding Gfo/Idh/MocA family oxidoreductase → MIRVGIVGTNTSHAGVFAGLLNGVDGGSPRVEDARVVGVWSSGKEGLSGMHSSAAELAAEYQIDRVVAEPAELIGAIDLALVLDDLDGGALHAELARPFLEAGVATYVDKPMALTVEDAVGLFDLAEQNDTPLMSCSALRFAPELDVFRADGDGELSTLVSVGPGDWYNYGIHAVEAALAVRGPGAKEVQQFASSDRDITVIEDDTGPRIVIGTLRDANTGFHLTGYGPQGAVQTEVADYQSFYANTMSAAVGMARTRKAPIDRQATLEVLAILAAGQRSADTGAPVRLIDVMPDATSDVTPGGNA, encoded by the coding sequence ATGATTCGTGTCGGCATCGTGGGGACGAACACGTCCCACGCCGGCGTCTTCGCCGGACTCCTCAACGGGGTGGACGGCGGCTCGCCACGGGTCGAGGACGCTCGCGTCGTCGGCGTGTGGAGCAGTGGCAAGGAGGGGTTGTCGGGGATGCACTCGTCCGCGGCTGAGCTCGCGGCGGAGTACCAGATCGACCGGGTGGTGGCCGAGCCCGCCGAGCTGATCGGTGCGATCGACCTCGCGCTGGTCCTGGACGACCTGGACGGCGGGGCGCTGCATGCGGAGCTGGCCCGACCGTTCCTGGAGGCCGGGGTGGCGACGTACGTCGACAAGCCGATGGCGCTCACCGTGGAAGACGCCGTCGGGTTGTTCGACCTGGCCGAGCAGAACGACACTCCGCTGATGAGCTGTTCGGCACTGCGCTTCGCGCCCGAACTCGACGTCTTCCGCGCAGACGGCGACGGGGAGCTCAGCACGTTGGTCAGCGTCGGGCCAGGCGACTGGTACAACTACGGCATCCACGCCGTCGAGGCAGCGCTTGCCGTCCGCGGACCGGGGGCGAAGGAGGTGCAGCAGTTCGCGAGCAGCGATCGGGACATCACCGTGATCGAGGACGATACCGGGCCGCGGATCGTGATCGGCACTCTGCGCGATGCGAACACCGGCTTCCACCTCACCGGGTACGGACCCCAGGGAGCCGTACAGACCGAGGTGGCCGACTACCAGTCGTTCTACGCCAACACGATGTCGGCAGCCGTGGGAATGGCCCGGACCAGGAAGGCTCCGATCGACCGGCAGGCGACCCTGGAGGTGCTCGCGATCCTGGCAGCCGGGCAGCGTTCGGCCGACACCGGTGCGCCGGTCCGCCTGATCGACGTGATGCCCGATGCGACGTCCGACGTGACGCCCGGAGGGAACGCATGA
- a CDS encoding Gfo/Idh/MocA family oxidoreductase: MSAQQPRIGVVGTGSIGRAHLNAYRRAGVDPVAVADVDRAAVEAVAAEFGATAYTDVATMLAEGNLDAISVCTPPSTHQALTVQALEAKVAVLCEKPMARTVDECALMVKAADVNRTLLTVGFCHRFQPEIEAIRTAVADGRIGTALTFRNRFSGPLDGVESSWFSQPEISGGGVLMDTCVHSVDLFRYLFGEVDQVRALTATTATSRGPALEVEDSAVLSLRSHAGVLGVIEASWRTAPGEAVVTVSGTHGRLHLDYATMKLTEVGVDGTESVVEVTGEDRFTRQARHFLSCVAGTAVPRVTPADGARAVAVLAEATASAGARG, translated from the coding sequence ATGAGCGCCCAGCAGCCACGGATCGGTGTGGTCGGAACAGGCAGCATCGGCCGCGCACACCTGAACGCCTACCGCCGGGCCGGTGTGGACCCGGTGGCGGTCGCGGATGTCGACCGGGCCGCCGTCGAGGCGGTCGCCGCGGAGTTCGGCGCGACCGCGTACACCGACGTCGCCACGATGCTCGCCGAGGGCAACCTCGACGCGATCAGCGTGTGCACGCCACCGTCCACCCACCAGGCACTCACGGTGCAGGCGCTGGAGGCGAAGGTCGCGGTCCTGTGCGAGAAGCCGATGGCTCGTACGGTCGACGAGTGCGCGTTGATGGTCAAGGCCGCCGACGTCAACCGGACCTTGCTCACCGTGGGGTTCTGTCACCGGTTCCAGCCGGAGATCGAGGCGATCAGGACCGCCGTCGCCGATGGTCGGATCGGCACCGCACTGACCTTCCGGAACCGTTTCTCCGGCCCGCTCGACGGGGTCGAGTCGTCGTGGTTCTCCCAGCCGGAGATCTCCGGTGGCGGTGTGCTCATGGACACCTGTGTGCACTCGGTCGACCTGTTCCGGTACCTGTTCGGCGAGGTGGACCAGGTGCGCGCGCTGACGGCGACCACGGCCACCTCCCGTGGGCCGGCTCTGGAGGTCGAGGACAGCGCGGTGCTGTCGTTGCGGTCGCACGCCGGCGTACTCGGGGTGATCGAGGCCAGTTGGCGAACCGCGCCCGGAGAGGCCGTGGTCACGGTGTCCGGCACCCACGGCCGGCTGCACCTGGACTACGCCACGATGAAGCTGACCGAGGTGGGCGTGGACGGGACCGAGTCGGTCGTCGAGGTCACCGGTGAGGATCGGTTCACCCGCCAGGCACGGCATTTCCTCAGCTGTGTCGCCGGGACCGCGGTGCCGCGGGTCACGCCGGCCGACGGGGCCCGTGCGGTCGCGGTGCTGGCGGAGGCGACTGCTTCCGCCGGTGCCCGTGGATGA
- a CDS encoding ABC transporter substrate-binding protein, translated as MSGPGQLSRRRFVGMGIAAAGLGGLAACSKGSSSSSGGGKVTLRFSYLWTGQEAKALEKVIKKFNQSQSKIVVKGVSNPDAQAQLAAMTGSKGAFDISDNFGSATGAWAEKGVIRSLDDYIKKDSFDLGDFTDSSMAQCRYKDQVYQLPIAVNNSALFYNKKLFAAAGVQKPPTTTSEWAEAIGKLTKTDSKGRLTQLGLAGTSGAGADYRLLGVTHGGKWYDNGKPTPEDPGNIAGANFYVENVIKKYGIKEIERFVSGFGDYQSPQNPFYQGKLAMVVDGEWQPSFIKEFAPDLDWGVVPVPYPDDRPELAKTNLVAPGTFFIPSNSQHPDEAWEFMKYLVSKEAMLSFTKALSNLPARKSLLQDPAYKSITNFDLFLDLLASKNATAIPSEPSLAQYTADLATADDKITRMTKTPAQAYAQVAKAAKSYG; from the coding sequence ATGTCTGGACCAGGTCAACTCTCCCGGCGGCGGTTTGTCGGAATGGGCATCGCCGCGGCAGGTCTCGGCGGTCTGGCTGCGTGTTCCAAGGGCAGCTCCTCCTCGTCCGGCGGCGGAAAGGTCACGCTCCGGTTCTCCTACCTGTGGACCGGTCAGGAGGCGAAGGCCCTGGAGAAGGTGATCAAGAAGTTCAACCAGAGCCAGTCCAAGATCGTCGTCAAGGGCGTGTCGAACCCCGACGCGCAGGCTCAGCTTGCGGCGATGACGGGGAGCAAGGGCGCGTTCGACATCTCCGACAACTTCGGGAGTGCGACGGGCGCCTGGGCGGAGAAGGGCGTCATCAGGTCGCTCGACGACTACATCAAGAAGGACTCGTTCGACCTCGGTGACTTCACCGACTCCTCGATGGCGCAGTGCCGCTACAAGGATCAGGTCTACCAACTGCCGATCGCGGTCAACAACTCCGCGCTGTTCTACAACAAGAAGCTGTTCGCAGCGGCCGGCGTGCAGAAGCCGCCGACCACGACCAGCGAGTGGGCCGAGGCGATCGGCAAGCTGACGAAGACCGACAGCAAGGGGCGGTTGACGCAGCTGGGCCTCGCCGGGACCAGCGGTGCGGGAGCCGACTACCGGCTACTGGGGGTCACCCACGGCGGCAAGTGGTACGACAACGGGAAGCCCACTCCCGAGGACCCGGGCAACATCGCCGGTGCGAACTTCTACGTCGAGAACGTCATCAAGAAGTACGGCATCAAGGAGATCGAGCGGTTCGTGTCCGGCTTCGGTGACTACCAGTCGCCGCAGAACCCCTTCTACCAGGGCAAGTTGGCGATGGTGGTCGACGGCGAATGGCAGCCGTCGTTCATCAAGGAGTTCGCGCCCGACCTGGACTGGGGTGTCGTCCCGGTCCCGTACCCCGACGACAGGCCGGAGCTCGCCAAGACCAACCTCGTCGCGCCCGGGACGTTCTTCATCCCCAGCAACAGCCAGCACCCCGACGAGGCCTGGGAGTTCATGAAGTACCTGGTGTCGAAGGAGGCGATGTTGTCCTTCACCAAGGCGCTGTCGAACCTGCCGGCGCGCAAGTCGCTCCTGCAGGACCCGGCGTACAAGTCCATCACCAACTTCGACCTCTTCCTCGACCTGCTGGCAAGCAAGAACGCGACCGCGATCCCGAGCGAGCCGAGCCTGGCCCAGTACACCGCCGACCTGGCCACCGCGGACGACAAGATCACCCGGATGACCAAGACCCCGGCGCAGGCCTACGCGCAGGTGGCCAAGGCGGCCAAGAGCTATGGCTGA
- a CDS encoding ATP-binding cassette domain-containing protein, producing MIRAAGLVKRYKNVEALAGLDLSVPEGQVLALLGPNGAGKTTAVRILATLLDADEGTAEVAGVDLRKDPDGVRSRIGLSGQYAAVDEYLTGYENLEMVGRLYGLGKARSGRRARELLEQFDLADAGDRPSKTYSGGMRRRLDLAGALVAEPPVLILDEPTTGLDVRARQQMWDVIRSLVDAGATLLLTTQYLEEADRLAHDILVIDHGRAIAHGSADELKAQVGGERIELILADAADRSRACEALAAVAVGEVQVDDNGRALTVAVAGGVPALRRVLGDLESADVRILDVGLRRPTLDDVFLSLTGHAAEEDEVSAGPEGSDGSGVSERKQKPREVAR from the coding sequence ATGATTCGTGCCGCCGGCTTGGTGAAGCGGTACAAGAACGTCGAGGCGCTCGCCGGTCTCGACCTCTCCGTCCCCGAGGGCCAGGTGCTCGCGCTGCTCGGCCCGAACGGCGCCGGCAAGACGACCGCCGTTCGCATCCTTGCGACCCTGCTGGATGCCGACGAGGGCACCGCCGAGGTCGCCGGAGTCGACCTACGCAAGGACCCCGACGGGGTGCGCTCGCGGATCGGGTTGTCGGGGCAGTACGCCGCGGTCGATGAGTACCTCACCGGCTACGAGAACCTCGAGATGGTCGGCCGGCTCTACGGACTCGGCAAGGCGAGGTCCGGTCGCCGGGCACGGGAGCTGCTGGAGCAGTTCGACCTGGCCGACGCCGGAGACCGGCCGTCGAAGACCTACTCGGGCGGGATGCGGCGGCGCCTCGACCTGGCCGGAGCTCTGGTCGCGGAGCCGCCGGTCCTGATCCTCGACGAACCCACGACCGGGCTCGACGTCCGTGCGCGGCAGCAGATGTGGGACGTCATCCGCAGCCTGGTCGACGCGGGCGCGACGCTGCTCCTCACCACGCAGTACCTCGAGGAGGCCGACCGCCTCGCCCACGACATCCTCGTCATCGACCACGGCCGGGCCATCGCGCACGGCAGCGCCGACGAGTTGAAGGCACAGGTCGGCGGCGAGCGGATCGAGCTGATCCTGGCCGACGCCGCGGACAGGTCGCGAGCCTGCGAGGCGCTCGCCGCGGTCGCCGTCGGTGAGGTGCAGGTCGACGACAACGGCCGTGCCCTCACTGTCGCCGTGGCGGGCGGGGTGCCGGCGTTGCGCAGGGTGCTCGGCGACCTGGAGTCTGCCGACGTACGAATCCTCGACGTCGGCCTGCGCCGGCCCACCCTCGACGACGTGTTCCTCAGCCTCACCGGACACGCGGCCGAGGAGGACGAGGTGTCCGCCGGCCCCGAAGGCTCCGACGGATCCGGCGTCTCCGAACGAAAGCAGAAACCACGAGAGGTGGCGCGATGA
- a CDS encoding glycoside hydrolase family 3 N-terminal domain-containing protein, protein MTETYRDPARSVGERVQDLLARMTLPEKAGLMFQPMVAMGPGGRLSEAGDPPGLPSTRHLVANQLLNHFNLLGSVDDPRQAAEWHNRLQEAARETRLGIPVSLSTDPRHHFTENIGAAFRATAFSQWPETLGFAALRSPGLVEEFADIARQEYTAVGFRVALHPQVDLATEPRWSRVSGTFGEDADLSGELVAAYVRGFQGAELGPGSVSTMTKHFPGGGPQLDGEDPHFAYGREQVYPGGNFDYHVKPFLAALAAGTSQVMPYYGMPVGTEYEEVGFAFNKGIITGILRERLGFDGIVCTDWGLVTDAQIMGQPMPARAWGCEHLSELERVVKIIEAGCDQFGGESRPELVVEAVGKGLVSVDRIDVSVRRLLREKFRLGLFDNPFVDVDAVAGVVGRHDFVARGEDAQRRSVTVLTNKEQILPLRKGIRSYVEGIDAEVVAPFATVVDTPAEADVALLRLGTPYEPRPGGFEAMFHAGSLEFDETEKARQAAICAAVPTVVDIHLERAAVIPEVVDQAAAVVATYGTNARALLDVLFGVVKPEGRLPFDLPSSMRAVEDSRSDVPFDTAEPLFRFGHGLSI, encoded by the coding sequence GTGACCGAGACCTACCGTGACCCCGCCCGTTCCGTCGGTGAACGGGTGCAGGACCTGCTGGCTCGGATGACGTTGCCGGAGAAGGCCGGGCTGATGTTCCAGCCGATGGTGGCGATGGGCCCCGGCGGCCGGCTGTCGGAAGCCGGCGACCCGCCCGGATTGCCAAGCACGCGGCACCTGGTTGCCAACCAGCTGCTCAACCACTTCAACCTGCTGGGTTCGGTGGACGACCCGCGCCAGGCGGCGGAGTGGCACAACCGGCTGCAGGAGGCCGCTCGCGAGACGAGGCTCGGCATTCCGGTCTCGCTGTCGACGGATCCGCGCCACCACTTCACCGAGAATATCGGGGCGGCATTCAGGGCAACGGCGTTCAGCCAGTGGCCCGAGACGCTCGGCTTCGCCGCGCTGCGATCGCCTGGGCTGGTGGAGGAGTTCGCCGACATCGCTCGTCAGGAATACACCGCGGTGGGCTTCCGCGTCGCGCTTCACCCGCAGGTCGACCTTGCCACCGAGCCCCGCTGGTCTCGGGTGTCCGGCACGTTCGGTGAGGACGCCGACCTGTCCGGAGAACTCGTCGCCGCGTACGTCAGAGGTTTCCAGGGCGCGGAACTCGGACCCGGGAGCGTTTCCACAATGACCAAGCACTTTCCCGGCGGCGGGCCACAGCTGGACGGGGAGGACCCACACTTCGCCTACGGGCGCGAACAGGTCTATCCGGGCGGCAACTTCGACTACCACGTCAAGCCGTTCTTGGCAGCGCTGGCAGCCGGCACCTCCCAGGTGATGCCGTACTACGGCATGCCGGTCGGTACGGAGTACGAGGAGGTCGGCTTCGCGTTCAACAAGGGCATCATCACCGGCATCCTGCGCGAGCGGCTCGGCTTCGACGGCATCGTGTGCACCGACTGGGGACTGGTCACCGATGCCCAGATCATGGGCCAGCCGATGCCCGCGCGCGCCTGGGGATGTGAGCACCTGAGCGAGCTCGAACGCGTCGTCAAGATCATCGAGGCCGGCTGCGACCAGTTCGGTGGCGAGAGCCGCCCGGAGCTCGTGGTCGAGGCCGTCGGGAAGGGGCTGGTGAGCGTCGACCGGATCGACGTGTCCGTGCGCCGGTTGCTGCGGGAGAAGTTCCGGCTCGGCCTGTTCGACAACCCGTTCGTGGACGTCGACGCGGTGGCGGGCGTCGTCGGCAGGCACGACTTCGTTGCGCGCGGCGAGGACGCGCAACGGCGGTCGGTCACGGTGCTGACCAACAAGGAACAGATTCTCCCGCTGCGCAAGGGAATCCGGTCGTACGTCGAGGGGATCGACGCCGAGGTCGTGGCGCCGTTCGCGACGGTGGTCGACACGCCGGCAGAGGCGGACGTGGCGTTGCTTCGGTTGGGCACGCCGTACGAACCGCGACCGGGTGGCTTCGAGGCGATGTTCCACGCCGGGTCACTGGAGTTCGACGAGACCGAGAAGGCGCGCCAGGCCGCGATCTGTGCCGCGGTGCCGACGGTCGTGGACATCCACCTCGAACGCGCCGCGGTGATCCCGGAGGTCGTCGACCAGGCAGCGGCCGTCGTCGCCACGTACGGCACGAATGCGCGGGCCCTGCTCGACGTGCTCTTCGGTGTCGTCAAGCCTGAGGGCCGGTTGCCGTTCGACCTGCCGTCCTCGATGCGAGCGGTCGAGGACAGCCGAAGCGACGTACCGTTCGACACCGCCGAACCTCTCTTCCGCTTCGGCCACGGCCTGAGCATCTGA
- a CDS encoding sugar ABC transporter permease: MAEATLAGRRPRRRPAWAGLAFSSPWIIGLVVFMAGPILVSLYYSFTEFNLFQSPRWVGLDNYATLLKDPKFLGSVFNTAYLAIIGVPLGLAFALLVALALNFPVKGQPLYRAIVYLPAIVPVVTASYLWRWVFNAQYGYLNQVLGSIGLPQPNWLADPMWTKPAVLVITWWGIGATAVIYLAALKQVPQQLYEAAAVDGANGWQRFWYVTWPALTPVTLFQLIMGVIAALQIFAPTYLLTQSRGNAANGGPGDSLLTYTMHLFHNAFVFLKMGQAAAMAWILFLVIGLLTSFILLTSRRWVHYGSE, encoded by the coding sequence ATGGCTGAGGCAACACTCGCCGGGCGCCGGCCCAGGCGGCGCCCGGCGTGGGCGGGGCTTGCCTTCTCCTCGCCCTGGATCATCGGGCTCGTCGTGTTCATGGCCGGTCCGATTCTGGTGTCGCTCTACTACAGCTTCACCGAGTTCAACCTCTTCCAGTCACCTCGCTGGGTGGGGCTGGACAACTACGCGACCCTGTTGAAGGACCCGAAGTTCCTGGGGTCGGTGTTCAACACCGCCTACCTCGCCATCATCGGCGTTCCGCTCGGTCTGGCGTTCGCGCTGCTGGTCGCGCTGGCGCTGAACTTCCCCGTCAAGGGGCAGCCGCTGTACCGCGCGATCGTCTACCTACCGGCGATCGTGCCGGTGGTGACGGCGAGCTACCTGTGGCGCTGGGTCTTCAACGCGCAGTACGGATACCTCAACCAGGTCCTCGGAAGCATCGGCCTGCCGCAGCCCAACTGGCTGGCTGATCCGATGTGGACCAAGCCCGCGGTGCTCGTCATCACCTGGTGGGGCATCGGTGCCACGGCAGTGATCTACCTGGCGGCTCTCAAGCAGGTGCCGCAGCAGTTGTACGAGGCCGCCGCGGTCGACGGAGCGAACGGCTGGCAACGGTTCTGGTACGTCACCTGGCCGGCCCTCACGCCGGTCACGCTGTTCCAGCTCATCATGGGCGTGATCGCGGCTCTGCAGATCTTCGCCCCGACGTACCTCCTCACCCAGAGCAGAGGCAATGCGGCCAACGGAGGCCCGGGAGACTCCTTGCTGACGTACACGATGCATCTGTTCCACAACGCGTTCGTCTTCCTCAAGATGGGTCAGGCCGCCGCGATGGCCTGGATCCTCTTCCTGGTGATCGGGTTGCTCACGTCGTTCATCCTGCTGACGTCGAGGCGGTGGGTGCACTATGGCAGCGAGTGA